The following proteins are encoded in a genomic region of Kosakonia oryzae:
- the ycgR gene encoding flagellar brake protein YcgR translates to MSNYSEQFLKQNPLAVLGVLRDLQKSQVPVCITWGSGQFISKILEVNPEELVMDFGSQEYENNAVQRAGKVTITAETQGAKVEFTLPGLAAGDYQALPAFISALPDSLWFIQRREYFRISAPLHPAYFCKALMPDKSEIRFRLFDLSLGGMGALLDGELPPALQPGMRFSHVELDMASWGQFYFDAQLIAIGERKVVDGKNSTIVTPRLSFRFLNVSPGVERELQRIIFALEREARERANRVR, encoded by the coding sequence GTGAGCAACTACAGTGAGCAGTTCCTGAAACAAAATCCTCTGGCCGTACTGGGTGTTTTGCGCGATCTGCAAAAAAGCCAGGTGCCTGTCTGCATTACCTGGGGCAGCGGTCAGTTCATCAGTAAGATACTGGAAGTCAATCCGGAAGAGCTGGTGATGGATTTTGGTAGCCAGGAGTATGAGAACAACGCAGTGCAGCGTGCCGGGAAAGTGACAATTACCGCAGAAACACAAGGCGCCAAAGTTGAATTTACACTGCCCGGGCTTGCCGCTGGTGATTACCAGGCGCTGCCGGCATTTATTTCCGCGCTGCCGGATTCGCTGTGGTTTATTCAGCGCCGAGAATATTTCCGTATCAGCGCCCCGCTCCATCCGGCTTATTTTTGTAAAGCGTTGATGCCGGACAAAAGCGAGATCCGCTTTCGCCTGTTCGACCTCTCATTAGGCGGGATGGGCGCCCTGCTGGATGGCGAATTACCCCCGGCACTGCAACCGGGCATGCGCTTTTCGCATGTGGAACTGGACATGGCGTCCTGGGGGCAATTTTATTTTGACGCACAGCTGATTGCGATTGGCGAGCGCAAAGTGGTGGACGGGAAAAACAGCACCATCGTTACGCCACGCCTGAGCTTCCGCTTTCTGAATGTCAGCCCCGGCGTTGAGCGCGAGCTCCAGCGCATTATCTTCGCCCTGGAGCGCGAGGCGCGCGAACGCGCCAACCGGGTGCGCTGA
- a CDS encoding GlsB/YeaQ/YmgE family stress response membrane protein, whose translation MGILAWILFGLIAGIIAKLIMPGRDGGGFILTCILGIVGAVVGGWLATTFGFGGDITGFNLHSFLVAVVGAIVVLAVFRLLRRD comes from the coding sequence ATGGGCATTCTTGCGTGGATCCTTTTTGGTTTGATAGCTGGCATTATTGCTAAATTAATCATGCCCGGACGGGATGGTGGCGGATTTATTCTGACTTGTATTCTGGGGATTGTGGGGGCGGTTGTTGGGGGCTGGCTGGCGACAACGTTTGGTTTTGGCGGTGATATTACCGGCTTTAATCTGCACAGCTTCCTTGTTGCGGTCGTTGGCGCTATCGTCGTGCTGGCGGTATTCAGGCTGTTGCGCAGAGATTAA
- a CDS encoding alpha,alpha-trehalase: MIKPVMRQPRSLLLAMHVVLGGALLAVVPHALSADAPNAQQSPDILLGPLFNDVQSAKLFPDQKTFADAVPKGDPLMILADYRMQRNQTSFDLRHFVDVNFTLPKEGEAYVPPEGQSLREHIDGLWPVLTRTTDSAGKWDSLLPLPKPYVVPGGRFREVYYWDSYFTMLGLAESGHWDKINDMVTNFAHEIDTWGHIPNGNRTYYLSRSQPPFFALMVELLATHDGDEALKTWLPQMEKEYRYWMEGVDSLQPGQASQRVVKLNDGTVLNRYWDDRDTPRPESWLDDVTTAKNNPNRPATEIYRDLRSAAASGWDFSSRWMDNPQQLGTIRTTSIVPVDLNALMFKMEKMLARGYQVSGDAAKATQYEALATARQKGIEANLWNEKEGWYADYDLKTHKVRNQLTAAALFPLFVNAAAKDRADKVAAATQARLLKPGGITTTTVNSGQQWDAPNGWAPLQWVAAEGLQNYQQQKLSQEVSWRFLTNVQHTYDREKKLVEKYDVSTTGTGGGGGEYPLQDGFGWTNGVTLKMLDLVCPKEKPCDNVPQTQPVATAKQPAPAEQKAAQ; the protein is encoded by the coding sequence ATGATAAAACCTGTTATGCGCCAGCCGCGTTCGCTGTTGCTGGCAATGCACGTCGTTTTGGGTGGAGCATTACTTGCTGTTGTTCCCCATGCACTATCCGCAGATGCTCCGAATGCGCAGCAATCACCGGATATCCTGCTCGGCCCGCTGTTTAATGATGTGCAAAGCGCCAAACTTTTTCCCGATCAAAAAACCTTTGCCGATGCCGTCCCCAAAGGCGATCCGCTGATGATCCTCGCGGATTACCGGATGCAGCGTAATCAAACCAGTTTCGATTTGCGCCACTTCGTCGATGTTAACTTTACCTTACCGAAAGAGGGCGAGGCCTATGTTCCGCCTGAAGGACAGAGCCTGCGCGAGCATATTGACGGCCTGTGGCCCGTGTTGACACGCACAACGGATAGCGCCGGTAAATGGGATTCCCTGCTGCCGCTGCCAAAACCCTATGTCGTGCCTGGCGGTCGTTTCCGCGAAGTCTATTACTGGGACAGCTACTTCACGATGCTGGGCCTCGCCGAAAGCGGACACTGGGACAAGATCAACGATATGGTGACCAACTTCGCGCACGAAATTGATACCTGGGGACATATTCCCAACGGCAACCGCACCTACTATCTGAGCCGTTCGCAGCCGCCGTTTTTCGCCTTGATGGTTGAACTATTGGCCACCCATGATGGTGATGAGGCGCTGAAAACCTGGCTGCCGCAGATGGAAAAAGAGTATCGCTACTGGATGGAAGGCGTCGATAGCCTGCAACCGGGCCAGGCGAGCCAGCGCGTGGTGAAACTGAATGACGGAACCGTGTTAAACCGCTACTGGGACGACCGCGATACGCCGCGTCCGGAATCGTGGCTTGATGATGTCACGACGGCGAAAAATAACCCTAACCGCCCTGCCACGGAGATCTATCGCGATTTGCGTTCCGCTGCCGCTTCGGGCTGGGATTTCAGTTCGCGCTGGATGGATAACCCGCAACAGCTCGGTACTATTCGCACCACCAGCATTGTCCCCGTGGATCTGAACGCGTTGATGTTCAAAATGGAAAAAATGCTTGCCCGTGGCTATCAGGTTTCCGGCGATGCCGCAAAGGCCACCCAGTATGAAGCTCTTGCCACCGCGCGGCAGAAAGGCATTGAAGCCAATCTGTGGAACGAAAAAGAGGGCTGGTACGCGGATTACGATCTGAAAACCCATAAGGTCAGAAACCAGCTCACCGCAGCGGCGCTCTTCCCGCTGTTTGTCAACGCGGCGGCGAAGGATCGTGCGGATAAAGTGGCTGCCGCCACGCAGGCGCGGCTACTGAAACCCGGCGGCATCACTACCACCACCGTGAATAGCGGACAACAGTGGGATGCGCCTAACGGCTGGGCACCGCTGCAATGGGTTGCCGCCGAGGGGCTGCAAAATTACCAGCAGCAGAAACTTTCGCAGGAGGTGAGCTGGCGCTTCCTGACCAATGTTCAGCACACCTACGACCGCGAGAAAAAACTGGTGGAAAAATATGATGTCAGCACCACCGGTACGGGCGGCGGTGGCGGCGAGTATCCGCTGCAGGACGGCTTTGGCTGGACTAACGGCGTCACGCTGAAAATGCTGGATCTGGTGTGCCCGAAAGAGAAACCCTGCGACAACGTGCCACAAACGCAACCAGTGGCCACCGCAAAACAACCTGCGCCTGCCGAACAAAAAGCCGCGCAGTAA